One Formosa sp. Hel3_A1_48 genomic window, TCATGCAGATATGCGGTATAACTACTTCCTGAATTTTTGGAAAAATTAAAATTGACAACACCAGAGTTAACTCCGCTATCGTTAGTTTGTGCACCAAGACCACGATTCAAACTTCCTGCAACGGGGAATGCAGTTACGTCTAAAGCAGAATATCCATTATCAGGGTCATCATAACAATAGAAAAAATTATTATTTATTGAAGGAATTCCAGAACTAATACTTAAATAATTTGAAACAGAATCTGAAGAAACATCAAAAAAATCGGTTTCTGTCAAAATCTCTGAATATGTACCGCCAGTTGCAGTCAATCCCTGGGTCGCTCGAACTCTCAACTTATAAGTTCCAGAAATCAAAGAGCTTGGTAAAACACCATTTATCAAAGATGTATAAAAATCAAAAACTTCATTCAACTCCGTAGGGGCTGAAAAATCTCCTAATTCGTCGCTTAACTCTAAAACAAACTTATTATTGTCTGGGTTGTCAGTCCCAAGAGCAGAGGGATTATCCATTCTAAAAATACCTTTGGGATTGATATGGACTGACACACTAGATCCACTGCCGTAGGTCGCGGAAGTATTAAAATCGATTAATTCTATTTCTGCAAATTCTTGCTGTGCGAAGCTGAAAAAACATGTCAGGGTAAGGACTAATATTTTTAAGAATTTAATAATCATAGAGGTTAATTTATTTAATACAATCTAAGAAAAAATTAAACAAAACACACAATCAAAAAAAGAAAAATTTTCAACGTCTAGTTAGTAAAAAAGATACCTTTTTGGATTCTTACGCCATCCAGCTTGACTTTCATACTCCACAAAATAAACAAGAACATCTGCTTGACTTTGATAGTCTACAAAATAAATTGTTTTATCTGACTGGCTTTTGTAGTCAACAAAATACCATAATCCATCATTTCCTTTTGCTTGACTCTTATAGTTAACTTTGTAGACATTTAAATCAGCTTGACTCTCATAGTCAACCACAAAGACTTTGATATCAGCCTGACTCGCATAATCAACACTAAATACTTTTTGAGCAAAAAGTAGAGATGAACTAAAAATTAAAATTGCACTAAACTGAATTTTCAACACACTCATTTTTATGGTTGTTATTTAAATAATACACCTTCCTTCGTTTCAAATGATGAACTTTTTTAGTTTTAAGAATTTATCGAACCATAAATTTCACTTGTGACGTCCCTTTTGGATGCACCACATGAACTATATATAAGCCTGACGAAAAACTTGACACATCTATAGTTTTGGAACGGCGAAAACTTGCTAATTCGTGACCTAAGTGACTGTATATTGTGACATTAAAATCACTTTCTCCAAGTCCACTAATTTCTATATGGCGGTTTGTAATTGTAGGAGATATCGAAACTAAAACCTCATCAAATACTGCTAATGATAGTGTTCCCCATGAATCATTTGCTGCAGGTCCATTCCAAATTAAAGTGGCTAAATAGGGATTATCAATAAATGGGTTTCGGTTGCCCTGATAAGACGAAATTACATCATTTCTTGTAAGCTCTAAAGCTGAAACAGGATCTTCCTCATTCCATTCCAAAAAGACATCCGGCATGTCACCATTAGGAGAATAATTGGCACTTCCTGTTGCAGAGTTCATGGCTTCGCATTGCGAAGGGTAACGCAAATACATATACATAATAATACGTGCTACATCCCCTTTCCATTCATCACCAGGATAAAAATAACCGTCATTTGTAACTTTGGATTCAACCCCCGAATCGTCAATAAACAAGCGATTGCTGCGCTGTGTGTTTTTCTGAGAATCTGCAGCACGGAGGTTGTGCACATCGGTGCCAGGACTAGGATAATCCGTCACTAAACTTGGGTTTGCAAGTGACTTTGCAAATACATGCTCCCTATTCCATAAGCCTGCGGTGCCTGTACAGCCTGAAAAATTACATTTTTCAAAGACGCCTCTCAAACGATCTGAAATAAACATACCATCGTTGTTATCATATCCATACACAAGAAGTACATTGTCTGAGGTCGAAAACTCTAAATCACTTGTACTCAAAATATCCCAAGTGTCTGTACTCTGTGCGGTGTAAGGAATAAATGCAGTATGCGTATTAATAATAAGTTCCGATAGCTGAGCTTTCAAATCATCACCTGTTTGAGAAAAATCAATTGATGAGTAATATGTAGGTTGACCGTGTAATAAAGTTGAACAAAATACAAACAGAAAATAAATAGTGGTAAATAGGGTTTTGATCATTTCAAGCTAAAAGGGTTAACAAAACAAATTTACAAAATAAATAAAGGAGTTGATTAAAAAAGCTATTTTTGCTGCAAAAAACAAACAATGACTTTACTTCTTATGGCAGCAGGTAGCGGCAGTCGCTACGGAAAACTAAAACAATTTGATGATCTCGGACCTGCTGGGGAATTTTTGATGGAATTCAGTATTTTCGACGCACTTAAAAACGGATTTGACCACATTGTTGTCATTACAAAAGAAGAAAATCAAACATTCTTAAAAGAACACCTAGCAAAGCGAATTGGAACGGCGGTAAAACTTGATGTTTTAGTTCAAAAAATTGAAGATATCCCAAGTGGAATAACAATCGGTGAGGAACGCAAAAAACCATGGGGAACAGCACATGCTGTATGGACTGCAAGAGATGTCATAAAAACTCCTTTTGTCATTATCAACGCAGATGATTATTACGGAGAAAAAGCTTTTGAAAGCGCCGCTAATTTCATTAAAAACCAAAAAGACTTTGCTGCTTTTGCACTAGTCGCCTACCGCTTGAAAGACACTCTTTCTGATTATGGATCAGTATCCAGAGGAGTTTGTTCCGTAAAAAATAAAACACTTAAATCGATTAAAGAACGTACAAAAATCGTAAAGAATGATGGGAAAATAATCGACGAAGAGTCCGGATTAGAGTTAAGTGAAGATGCTTCAGTATCTATGAATTTCTGGATTTGTACACCTCTTATTTTTGATTATACAAAAGACTATTTTTCTCAATTTTTAGCAGATAAAAATAACCACGAAAAAAAAGAGATTTACTTGCCTTTTGTAGCACAAGAAATGATGGAAAATGGACATATCTCAGTCGAAGTTTTAACCACCAACAGTCATTGGTTTGGCGTCACTTATTACGATGACAAAAAAACAGCAGTAAACACCTTGCTGAATCTCACTGAAGAAGGCACATACCCCGCGCCATTGTGGCCAAAAGTCTAGTCTTCAATGCTTAGGGCTTTGAATTTCCACTGAGAAAAACCACCCTCCAAATCATATATTTTTTCAAAGCCTTTTTCAACCAATTTTGAGGCACACTTGGCACTTCTGCCTCCAGATTTACAATACACAATGATTGGTTTGGATTTGTCCAGAGTTTCAATTTGCTGGTCAAAATTTTCATCATAAAAATTTATATTTTGTGCATCAGGCACATGGCCCTCATTGTACTCTGAAGGTGTACGAACATCGACCAACTGAATCTCTTCTGTATCCATTAACTCAATCATTTCGTCTGTTGATATCAGTTTCAAGCTCTGGGCTTTTGGGGTTTGTTTGCAACTGTGAAATACACAAGTAAGCAGTAGAGAAATAAGTAAATAATAGCGTTTCATAAATCGCTGATTTTAAAGTTCAACATCGCCTGACCATTTACTAAATCCGCCCTCTAGGTTATAGGTGTATTCAAAACCCATTTGATGCATCACAGCACAAGCTTGGGCACTACGTGATCCCGCTTTACAGTAGACAAAATAAGGTAAGTTTTTATCAAGTTTTTCGAGAGCATCTATAAACTCCTGAGCTTTGAAAATATCGATATTTGTGGCTCCAGGAATCTTACCGTCTTCAACTTCTATTGCAGTACGGACATCCAATATTACTCCATTGGTGGATTTTGACAATTCGTCTGACCATTCTTGTTGTACTAGGTTCTTCATATTTTAGATAAAATTATTTATGTAAATAAGACGATTGTGAAAGCAATTTGTTACACTTAAATTTTAATTGAACATCCTATGGCACGAGTTTTTGACACAGGTACTTGCCTATTCATCAATAAAGCATCAACGGCATCTTCAACATATTTAAGTACAACCTTATCGGCGTCTTTATAGTTGTCGTCTATTGCGCCTATGTAGCGTACAATAAGCATTTCATTATTCTTTTGGAGCACATAAACATGTGGTGTTTTAGTAGCGCCATATTGTGGAAAGACCGCTTGTTCTCTATCGATTAAATAAGGAAAGGTAAAACCTTTTTTATTAGCGCGTTTCTTCATGGCATCCAAAGAATCACCAGGCTTAATTTCGGTATTATTAGGCATAATAGCAATCACCGGATATCCTTTCTTTGCATACTTTTTATTGAGTGCTTCTATGCGGTCTTCATAAGCAACAGCATAAGGACATGTGTTACAAGTAAAAACGACAATAAAGCCTTTAGATTCATTAAAATCGGAAAGTGAAACAAATGAACCATCAATGTTCTCAAGATTGAAATCGGCAGCTAAAGCACCAATATCATAACCATTTTGAGCTGAAATTGCTGTAGCTAACAACACAGTAAATAAAAGTAGTTTTAATTTGTTCATGATTAAGCGTTTTAGTTCATAAATTTTCGAACTTCAGAGCTCAACTCATCATAGGTAAATGATTGAGGATAAAATTGTCGTTGATCTTTATTATAAATTAGGGTGACTGGAATTGCGCCATCCCATTCGGAATCAATTTTTGGAATCCAAGAATTCATATCGGTGTCATCCAAAACGATAACTTTAGATGTTAATTGTTTTTTCTCTAAAAAAGGGATTAATTTTGATTCGTATTGACTTGGAAAATCCAAACTTATGAGCACAACCTCTACATTTTCTTTAAAATCTTGCTGTATTTGATCAAAATAAGGTAATTCTTTGACGCAAGGTGCACACCATGTGGCCCAAAAATTGACAACATAAACTTTATCATCGTTTTGTTTTAAATAATGCTCAATACCATCAAAATCATAAACTTCTAATTTCTCCACATTTGACGTACAGCAAATTGAAAACGACACTAAAAAAAAGACTTTAATAAAATTCATATCAAAATTTAACAAAAATTTATTCACTAAACTACAGTTTTTGAAATTAAATTTAGAACTTTGTTGTACAATTTAAACACAAAAATTATGAAATCTTTTAAAATAACTCTATTAGCATTTGTTACACTAACCCTATTGGCGTTCACCTCTGATACAGTAAAAAATGTTAACATTGAAGACAGCGTCGTGAAATGGACGGGGTATAAAGTTACCGGGCAACATGAAGGAACGATCTCCTTGAAAAAAGGAACGCTAATGTTTGATGGTAAAACCCTCACCGGAGGTAAGTTTGTAATGGATATGACAACAATAAACACTACAGACATTGAAGGAGATTACAAAGCAAAATTAGATGGTCATCTTAAAAGCAATGATTTTTTTGGAGTTAAAAAGCACAATACTGCCTCTCTAGAATTCATTTCCGTAAAGGGCAATGGAACTAACTACAACGTAAAGGGAGTACTGATCATCAAAGGTATAAAAGATCAAATTGAGTTCAAGATGCAAGTTTCTGAAGATTCTGCAACTGCAAAATTGAAAATTGATCGTACCAAATTTGACATAAAATACGGCTCAGCTAGCTTTTTTGATGGACTTAAAGACCGAGCTATCTACGATGAATTTGACTTAAATGTAAATTTAAAGTTTTAAATCTTAAAAAAATATTTGCCTAATTAAAAAAGCTGCTTATATTTGAAAACATTATGAATAACAAAAAACAAATTACTTGGTGGTGGGCATCTCGATTTAATTAGTCGTGAACACCCCTAGTATGTAAAAATATCAAGGCTTGTCATCACGACAAGCCTTTTTTTTATGAAAAAAACGTACAAACTACAAACACATTATAAGAAAATATTGGCAGACACACTTTCGCCAGTAAGCATCTATCTCAAAATTAGGGACAAATTTCCCAATAGTATGCTGCTGGAAAGCAGTGACTATCATGGAAACGACAATAGCTTCTCATACATCTGCTGTAATCCGATTGCCACAATAAAAATTGAAGGTAATACGCTAACAAAAACATATCCTGACCAATCCAAAGAAACCTCAATTATTGAAAATAATGAGGTAACTAATGAAATCCATCAGTTTACAAAACAATTTAAAACGCAAACGAAAGAGAAGTTTAAATTTATAAACAATGGTCTTTTTGGCTATACTTCATACGATGCTGTAAAATATTTCGAAACTATTGAACTTTCGGAAAAAGAAGATTCAATCACTATACCAGAACTACAGTATGCTGTTTATCAAAACATCATTGCAATTAATCACTTTAAAAATGAAGCGTATATTTTTGCGCATTGTTATGAAAGTCTAAGCAATATTGATGAGCTGCACCACATCATCTGCATGGACCGGTTTGCCGTTTATGGATTCGAAACCACAAATGCTATTGCATCAAATTTAACAGATGGTGAGTTCAAAGAACATGTAAATATTGCCAAAAAACATTGTCAACGTGGTGACGTCTTTCAACTGGTCCTTTCACGAAAGTTTCAACAAGATTTTAAAGGGGATGAATTTAATGTTTATCGAGCCTTGCGCAGCATCAACCCATCGCCCTATCTTTTTTATTTTGATTATGGGGCATTTAAAATCTTTGGAAGTTCTCCTGAAGCTCAACTCGTAGTTAAAAACAAAAGTGCAGAAATTCACCCAATAGCTGGAACTTTTGCACGATCTGGTGACGACATGAAAGATACTGCACTAGCACAAAAATTGGTCGATGACGAAAAAGAAAATAGCGAACATGTTATGTTAGTCGATTTGGCAAGAAATGACCTCAGCCGCCATTGCTCTAAAGTCACTGTAGAAAACTACAGAGAAATACAATTCTTTTCGCATGTAATTCATCTAGTAAGCAAGGTTATTGGAACAATTCGAGACCACACCTCTACTATGCAAATCGTTGCAGACACCTTTCCTGCAGGGACGCTTTCTGGTGCGCCAAAATATAAAGCAATGGAATTGATAGAAACCTATGAAAAAACAAGCCGAGGGTTCTATGGAGGAGCCATAGGCTTTATGGATTTTGAAGGGAATTATAACCACGCCATTATGATCAGAACTTTCCTGAGTAAAAATCAACAGTTGCATTGGCAAGCAGGTGCAGGGATTGTTTCAAAATCAAATCCTGAAAATGAATTGCAAGAGGTCTTTAACAAACTTGGAGCCCTAACCAATGCCATTAAACGCGCTGAAAAAATTTAACATGAAAGATATTTTAGTAATAGATAATTACGATAGTTTTACTTACAACTTGGTGCACTATTTAGAAGATTTAGAATGCAGTGTCACAGTCAAAAGAAATGATCAACTTGAACTAAAAGAAGTAGATAATTTCGACAAAATAGTACTCTCTCCTGGTCCAGGTATTCCTGACGAAGCTGGGCTATTAAAACCCATCATAAAAACCTTCGCAGCAACGAAAAGTATTTTAGGTGTTTGTTTGGGAATGCAAGCAATCGGCGAAGTATTTGGTGCCGAACTTCATAATCTTGATACTGTGTATCATGGTATTCAAACAAAAGTGAAGATTACCTCAAAAAATGAAAAACTTTTCAAAGGTTTAGGCCAAACAATTGATGTTGGCCGCTACCACTCATGGGTTGTCAAAGGGCAAATACCGGATTGCCTTGAAATAACTTCTGTTGACGAAAACGATCAGATAATGGCACTACGACACAAAGATTATGATGTCAAAGGCGTTCAGTTTCATCCTGAATCAGTATTGACTCCGGACGGAAAAATCATATTAAAAAACTGGATTAATTCATAAAAATGAAAGCACTTTTAAATCGACTTATAAACCACGAAAGCATCAGTGCTGAGGAAGCCAAGCAAATTCTAATCAGTATCTCTAAAGGAGATTATAATCAGGCTCAAATCGCATCATTCCTTACTGTTTATATGATGCGCAGTATAACTGTAAATGAACTTCAAGGCTTTAGAGACGCCTTGCTCGAACTGTGCTTAGCAGTTGATTTACAAACTTACGACCCAATTGATTTATGTGGAACTGGTGGGGATGGTAAAGATACATTCAATATTTCTACACTGTCGTCATTTATTACTGCCGGAGCGGGGGTTGCCGTTGCCAAACATGGAAATTACGGAGTGTCATCGGCCTGCGGGTCATCAAATGTTTTGGAGGCATTAGGAGTCAAATTCTCTAATGATAAAGACCATTTGAAGCGCGCCATGGAAACTGCCAATATATGCGTATTACATGCGCCTTTGTTCCACCCTGCAATGAAAAATGTAGCACCAATAAGAAAAGCCCTAGGAATTAAGACTTTTTTTAATATGTTAGGTCCAATGGTTAACCCCTCGTTTCCTAAACATCAAATGGTTGGTGTATTTAATTTAGAATTACTTAGGTTATACAACTATCTATACCAAAAAACCGATAAAAACTATAGTATTGTTCATGATTTAGGGGGGTATGATGAACTTTCATTGACGAACAACGCTAAAATTGCTACCAACCAATCAGAGTTGCTATTTTCGCCTGATGATTTAGACCTAAAATCCATAACAGCCGAGTCGATTTTTGGCGGAAATACAGTCAAAGAGGCTACAGAAATTTTCGAGTCCATCATTTCAGGCAAAGGAAGTAAAGCACAAAATGCGGTGGTATGCGCAAATGCTGGTTTAGCCATAGCTACAGCTAAAGAAATTACACACAAAGAAGGTTTTGAGTATGCAAAAGAAAGTCTGCTAAGTGGCAAAGCCAAAACCTGTCTTACAAAATTAACCGCTCTCTAACATGACTATTTTAGATAAAATCATAAAAGACAAATACAAAGAGGTAGAACTTCGAAAGGCTCTAATTCCTGTGAAGCAACTGGAACAATCTGTTCTTTGTGATCGTCCAATAAACTCCCTCAAAGCAAAATTGGAGCAAAGTGCGTCAGGTATTATTGCCGAACACAAGCGACGTTCTCCATCCAAAGCCACTATCAATCAAAATTTGAATGTTGATGATGTAGCTAAAGGATATCAAAAAGCAGGAGTATGCGGCATGTCTGTCCTTACGGATATGAAGTATTTTGGAGGAGGATTAGAGGATTTACTCACGGCACGGGCCAGTTGCGAATTACCTCTTTTGCGAAAAGAATTTATAATAGATCCCTATCAAATATTGGAAGCTAAAGCCTATGGAGCCGATGTAATTCTGCTTATTGCAGCAGTTCTTAGCAGAGATGAAATCAAATCTTTGTCAAGATTTGCGCAACAACTAAATATTGAAGTACTGCTTGAAATACACAACGAAAACGAATTGAACAAATCAATGATGCCTAGTTTGGATATGATAGGGGTTAACAACAGAAATTTAAAAACATTTGAGGTCGATTTAAACCACAGTATAAATTTAAGTTCCATTATTCCAAAAGAATTTTTAAAAGTGTCTGAAAGCGGAATCAGTTCAGTTGAAGCTATAAAAATGTTGCAACCCTTTGGCTATAAAGGCTTTTTGATTGGAGAAAATTTTATGAAAACAAACCAACCGGGGACTAGTGCTGCAAACTTCATAAAACAACTTGAGTCATGAAGCTGAAAATTTGTGGGATGAAATATCAAGAAAATATTTTGGATGTAGCAGCGCTCAGCCCAGACTACATGGGCTTTATTTTTTATGAAAACTCACCACGCTCCATTGACACTTACATTCCAGTCATACCAAAATCAATAAAAAAAGTAGGGGTTTTTGTCAATGAATCCCTAGAAAACGTAAAGAAAAAGGCCGCTCAATACAATTTGAATACAGTTCAACTACACGGCCATGAAGCCCCTGAATTCTGTAGGAAATTAAAAAGTGAGGGACTGGAAATTATCAAAGTTTTTTCGATAAGAAATGAATTTGATTTTTCGCGACTGAGTGCTTACGAGCCTTTCATCGATTTTTTTCTTTTCGACACTAAAGGCAAAAATCCTGGTGGTAATGGATTTTGCTTTGATTGGAACGTGTTGCAAGATTACGATGCAAACAAACCTTATTTTTTAAGTGGTGGAATTGGAGTAGAACAACTTGAATCCCTAAAAAAATTCAAGAATAGTACAGCTGCAAAACAGTGTTATGCAATAGACATCAACAGTAAATTTGAACTAAAACCAGGACTTAAAGACGATATTAAACTTAAAAACTTTATTAAACAATTATGAGTTATCACGTAAATGAAAAAGGGTATTACGGTCAATTTGGTGGTGCATTTATTCCAGAAATGCTTTACCCAAATATTGAAGAATTACGTCAAAAATATTTAAGTATTATGGCAGAGCCTGATTTTAAGGCCGAGTTTGACCAATTATTAAAAAACTATGTTGGGCGCCCGACCCCTTTGTATTATGCAAAGCGCTTTTCGGAAAAATACAACACTAAAATTTACTTCAAAAGAGAAGATTTGTGCCACACAGGAGCGCATAAAGTTAATAATACCATAGGCCAAATTTTAATGGCCAAACGTTTGGGTAAATCGCGCATTATTGCAGAGACTGGAGCTGGACAACACGGTGTAGCAACGGCTACGGTTTGTGCATTAGCAGGCATACAATGCATCGTTTATATGGGTGAAATTGATATTGCTCGTCAAGCACCAAACGTTGCGCGTATGAAAATGTTAGGCGCCGAAGTTCGTCCAGCTAAATCTGGAAGCCGAACATTAAAAGATGCTACAAATGAAGCCATCCGCGATTGGATCAACAATCCAGAAGATACACACTATATTATTGGAAGCGCAGTCGGCCCACACCCTTATCCAGATATGGTATCCCGATTTCAATCTGTTGTTTCAGAAGAAATCAAATGGCAACTCAATGCAGCGGAGGGTAATGAAAACCCCAATTATGTAGTAGCTTGCGTCGGAGGTGGAAGTAATGCAGCTGGAGCATATTATCATTTTTTGGATGATGAACGGGTAGGTCTTATTGCTGTAGAGGCTGCCGGAAAAGGGGTTGACACCGGTGAAAGTGCTGCCACTTCAATTCTCGGAAAAGAGGGAATTATCCATGGGAGTAAAACACTACTAATGCAAACTCAGGACGGTCAAATTACAGAACCTTACTCCATCTCTGCAGGCTTAGATTACCCCGGAGTTGGCCCCATGCATGCACATTTGCATACCACCAAACGAGCAGAATTTATTCCGGTAACAGATGATGAGGCAATGACAGCTGGGCTAATGCTTTCGCAATTAGAAGGTATTATTCCTGCTATAGAAACAGCACATGCTTTTGCCATTTTTGAAACTAAAAAATTTAAACCGAATGATATTGTCGTAGTCTGTCTGTCTGGTCGGGGCGATAAAGACCTCAACACATACATTGATTATTTTAAATTATAATTCTAATGAACAGAATTCAAGCAAAACTAAAAGAAGATAAAAAGCTGCTCTCAATTTATTTTTCATCAGGTTTCCCTGAGGTTAATGATACTGTTGAAATTATAAAACGTCTTGAAAAAAGCGGAGTGGACATGATTGAAATCGGATTGCCTTTCAGTGACCCGCTAGCCGATGGACCAACTATACAAGCAAGTTCAACAAAAGCCCTACAAAATGGCATGAATACGGCCTTGCTTTTTAAGCAACTCAAAGACATCAGAAAAGAGGTCTCTATTCCATTGATCCTTATGGGTTATTTTAATCCAATGCTACAATATGGTGTCGAAGCTTTTTGTAAAAAATGCCATGAAGTTGGAATCGATGGCTTTATTATTCCAGACTTACCAGCACAAGTGTACCATGAGGAGTACAAAGCGATTTTTGATCGCTATGGATTACTCAATATTTTCTTAATTACACCACAAACCTCTGATGAACGTATTCGTTATATGGACTCGATTTCAGAAGGATTTATTTATATGGTGAGTAGTGCCAGCACAACTGGAACTCAAAGCGGTTTTGGACAAACACAACAAGATTATTTCAAGCGCATTGAAAATTTGAACCTAAAGAATCCACAAATTGTTGGGTTTGGAATTTCGAATAAAGAAACATTTGTACAAGCTACAACACATGCCAAAGGAGCCATCATCGGCAGTGCCTTTATCAAATATATTGATACTCAAGGGGTCGATAAAATTCACGAATTTGTTGGGAATATTTTAAATTAATTTGATTAATTTCGAGCACACCCAAATTTAATAAACAATGAATCTTAATGCATTAAAACTACTAACACTCTGTGTGTTTTTATCTTGTAAAACCACAAATCCACTACGTCCAACAGTGAGTATCAACCCTCATGAAGTTGTAAAATCGCCTTTACACCTCAGCGTAAATTCTATGGGGGTTTGGCATGCTCATGAAGGAGAGTTGGACCATGTACAACTGATAGATCAACAGGGGAATGAATTGGCAATAGGAATTTTGAGTACCTCCGAGGATTGGATGAAATCGGGTTCAATTCTATTTCAAACGGTATTGGAGTTTAATTCAAAAGAAAACAAAAGGGGATATCTAACCATTCACAACTATTCAGGAGTTGGGGATGGTAGTGAAGCAGGAGAAAAACTATCTTTTAAAATCCCTGTTCGCTTTGAACCTTAACGTGTAAAGACCAATTTATGATCTGAGGAAAGGTTAGCGTCATAAGCATAGCGGTCAATATTAAAGCTTTTTAGCTCTTCAGCAGTTTGTGCATTCGAGTCGATAATGTAACGCGTCATTAGTCCACGAGCGCGTTTAGAAAAAATGGCAATGGTTTTGAATTGACCATTTTTAAACTCCTTAAAATCAACATGAATTAAAGGCGTTTTAAGAGCTTTCGCATCAATGGCTTTAAAATATTCTTGACTGGCTAAATTGACTAAAAGCTCATCCTCATACAGCTCATCATTCAGGGCTGTTGTGATTTTCTTTCGCCAAAACTCATAAAGGTTTTTATTTTTTCCAAAAGGAAATTTTGTGCCCATTTCCAAACGGTAAGGTTGAATCAAATCCAAAGGTTTAAGCAGTCCATAGAGCCCAGAAATTATCCGAACCGTATCTTGTAAAATATCTAATTTTTCTTCAGAAATGGAATACGCATCCAAACCGCGATAAACATCGCCATCAAACGCATAAATGGCCTGACGTGCATTTTCAGAACTAAAAGGCAGTGACCAATTTTGGTTGCGTTCATAGTTAAGCGCTCCAAGTTTAGGTGAAATATGCATAAGTTCTGATAGAGCTTTTGGAGATTTTTTTTTGAGGAGTGTGTTCAGCTCTTTAGCTTCATTCAAAAAACAACTCTCCGAACTAAAGCCCGTAGGCAATTTACTATCGTAATTGAGTGACTTGGCGGGTGAGATGACGAGTTTCATAACATTTGATATTTACACTCAAAAATACTTACAAAAACTTAAAGATAAAAAAGTTTAACTTTAATCTTTTTGATATTGCAATCAATAAAATCAATGAAAAACTACTGTGCGTGTTTGGCATAAGCACGCCATTTTTCTATACAGTCTCCTATATCTGATGGGAGATTGCAAGAGAAAGACATCTGTTCATTGGTCTTTGGATGAATAAAACCAAGTGTTTCGGCATGTAGCGCTTGACGGGGAAGCACTTTAAAACAATTATCTACAAATTGCTTGTATTTGGTAAAGGTCGTGCCTTTCAATATTTTTTCGCCCCCATAGCGCTCATCATTAAAAAGGGTGTGACCAATATGCTTCATATGAACACGAATTTGATGGGTACGTCCTGTTTCGAGTGTACAGCGTACAAGGGTCACATACCCCAAACGCTCAATAACTTCAAAATGTGTAATGGCGGGCTTTCCT contains:
- a CDS encoding anthranilate synthase component I family protein, which codes for MKKTYKLQTHYKKILADTLSPVSIYLKIRDKFPNSMLLESSDYHGNDNSFSYICCNPIATIKIEGNTLTKTYPDQSKETSIIENNEVTNEIHQFTKQFKTQTKEKFKFINNGLFGYTSYDAVKYFETIELSEKEDSITIPELQYAVYQNIIAINHFKNEAYIFAHCYESLSNIDELHHIICMDRFAVYGFETTNAIASNLTDGEFKEHVNIAKKHCQRGDVFQLVLSRKFQQDFKGDEFNVYRALRSINPSPYLFYFDYGAFKIFGSSPEAQLVVKNKSAEIHPIAGTFARSGDDMKDTALAQKLVDDEKENSEHVMLVDLARNDLSRHCSKVTVENYREIQFFSHVIHLVSKVIGTIRDHTSTMQIVADTFPAGTLSGAPKYKAMELIETYEKTSRGFYGGAIGFMDFEGNYNHAIMIRTFLSKNQQLHWQAGAGIVSKSNPENELQEVFNKLGALTNAIKRAEKI
- a CDS encoding anthranilate synthase component II; the encoded protein is MKDILVIDNYDSFTYNLVHYLEDLECSVTVKRNDQLELKEVDNFDKIVLSPGPGIPDEAGLLKPIIKTFAATKSILGVCLGMQAIGEVFGAELHNLDTVYHGIQTKVKITSKNEKLFKGLGQTIDVGRYHSWVVKGQIPDCLEITSVDENDQIMALRHKDYDVKGVQFHPESVLTPDGKIILKNWINS
- the trpD gene encoding anthranilate phosphoribosyltransferase — protein: MKALLNRLINHESISAEEAKQILISISKGDYNQAQIASFLTVYMMRSITVNELQGFRDALLELCLAVDLQTYDPIDLCGTGGDGKDTFNISTLSSFITAGAGVAVAKHGNYGVSSACGSSNVLEALGVKFSNDKDHLKRAMETANICVLHAPLFHPAMKNVAPIRKALGIKTFFNMLGPMVNPSFPKHQMVGVFNLELLRLYNYLYQKTDKNYSIVHDLGGYDELSLTNNAKIATNQSELLFSPDDLDLKSITAESIFGGNTVKEATEIFESIISGKGSKAQNAVVCANAGLAIATAKEITHKEGFEYAKESLLSGKAKTCLTKLTAL
- the trpC gene encoding indole-3-glycerol phosphate synthase TrpC is translated as MTILDKIIKDKYKEVELRKALIPVKQLEQSVLCDRPINSLKAKLEQSASGIIAEHKRRSPSKATINQNLNVDDVAKGYQKAGVCGMSVLTDMKYFGGGLEDLLTARASCELPLLRKEFIIDPYQILEAKAYGADVILLIAAVLSRDEIKSLSRFAQQLNIEVLLEIHNENELNKSMMPSLDMIGVNNRNLKTFEVDLNHSINLSSIIPKEFLKVSESGISSVEAIKMLQPFGYKGFLIGENFMKTNQPGTSAANFIKQLES
- a CDS encoding phosphoribosylanthranilate isomerase, which translates into the protein MKLKICGMKYQENILDVAALSPDYMGFIFYENSPRSIDTYIPVIPKSIKKVGVFVNESLENVKKKAAQYNLNTVQLHGHEAPEFCRKLKSEGLEIIKVFSIRNEFDFSRLSAYEPFIDFFLFDTKGKNPGGNGFCFDWNVLQDYDANKPYFLSGGIGVEQLESLKKFKNSTAAKQCYAIDINSKFELKPGLKDDIKLKNFIKQL
- the trpB gene encoding tryptophan synthase subunit beta; amino-acid sequence: MSYHVNEKGYYGQFGGAFIPEMLYPNIEELRQKYLSIMAEPDFKAEFDQLLKNYVGRPTPLYYAKRFSEKYNTKIYFKREDLCHTGAHKVNNTIGQILMAKRLGKSRIIAETGAGQHGVATATVCALAGIQCIVYMGEIDIARQAPNVARMKMLGAEVRPAKSGSRTLKDATNEAIRDWINNPEDTHYIIGSAVGPHPYPDMVSRFQSVVSEEIKWQLNAAEGNENPNYVVACVGGGSNAAGAYYHFLDDERVGLIAVEAAGKGVDTGESAATSILGKEGIIHGSKTLLMQTQDGQITEPYSISAGLDYPGVGPMHAHLHTTKRAEFIPVTDDEAMTAGLMLSQLEGIIPAIETAHAFAIFETKKFKPNDIVVVCLSGRGDKDLNTYIDYFKL